Proteins co-encoded in one Streptomyces sp. JH34 genomic window:
- a CDS encoding GPP34 family phosphoprotein, protein MGRSRRTIPEELLLLALDPTTGTTAQPQSLDLGLAGAQLVELALAGRIAPDGDRIAVVMPRPTGDPTLDSALELLRRRGSPVRAVHWIGGPRLGLRQIYLAHLERCGMVHAVAGQMCGVLPTTRYQATQTAISRDIRARLDSAIRTGVPPDPRTAALAALAHAVGLGKHLYPGNEGRSSRSRLRDLIRHDPMGGLVAHAVMDVQNGVAVQPRRNQQAAGVPLQPQAQARRGSMAHTSVH, encoded by the coding sequence ATGGGCAGGAGCCGCAGAACAATTCCGGAGGAGCTTCTGCTGCTCGCTCTGGACCCGACCACGGGTACCACAGCGCAGCCGCAGTCGCTCGACCTCGGCCTGGCCGGGGCACAGCTAGTGGAGCTGGCTCTGGCAGGACGGATAGCCCCTGACGGGGATCGTATCGCCGTGGTGATGCCACGGCCGACAGGAGATCCGACTCTGGACTCCGCACTGGAACTGCTGCGCCGTCGTGGCAGTCCGGTTCGGGCGGTCCACTGGATCGGCGGACCCCGGCTGGGGCTTCGCCAGATCTACCTCGCTCATCTGGAGCGGTGCGGCATGGTTCATGCCGTGGCGGGCCAGATGTGCGGAGTGCTGCCGACGACTCGCTACCAGGCGACGCAGACGGCAATCAGCCGGGACATCAGAGCCCGGCTGGACAGCGCGATCCGCACCGGCGTACCACCGGACCCGCGGACCGCGGCGCTCGCCGCACTGGCCCACGCGGTCGGACTCGGCAAGCACCTGTACCCCGGGAACGAGGGGCGCTCGTCGCGCTCCCGGCTCCGGGACCTGATCAGACACGACCCGATGGGCGGACTCGTGGCGCATGCCGTGATGGACGTCCAGAACGGTGTGGCCGTCCAGCCGCGCCGCAATCAGCAGGCGGCAGGCGTGCCGTTGCAGCCGCAAGCGCAAGCGCGCCGCGGCAGCATGGCGCACACCTCCGTCCACTGA
- a CDS encoding ADP-ribosylglycohydrolase family protein, with amino-acid sequence MSTGATAVWGRAQQQDFRGRVRGAMLGGAIGDALGAGVSGLTLEAIRAAHGADGVADFVPVHGRRGAVTAVTQLTLFTVDGLIRAQVRRDTGAWHPPTDVHRAHLRWAATQSAWGPDERRKDNGWLAREEWLYTRRAPTRECLAGFGDTTMGTLAVPKNPAARDSAALTRSAPFGLLVGWEPQLVLQLAVECAAHTHGHATAQLAAGALAVMVHGLARGETLDGSVQRTLALLAERPGGEQVTDALRQALGSVRQGIPGPALIEALGDTDSAEEVLAVALYCALVGEDMRHGLRLAVNHSGPSAATGAVCGAILGALHGETALPPAWLAELEGRSTLLELSDDFAMEMTQGPALHSPSAAAPGWLARYPRD; translated from the coding sequence GTGAGCACAGGAGCCACAGCCGTCTGGGGCCGTGCCCAGCAACAGGATTTCCGGGGCCGAGTCCGCGGGGCCATGCTCGGCGGGGCCATCGGGGACGCGCTCGGAGCGGGAGTCTCGGGGCTCACCCTGGAGGCGATACGGGCCGCCCACGGTGCGGACGGCGTGGCCGACTTCGTTCCCGTGCACGGCAGACGCGGCGCCGTCACCGCCGTCACCCAGCTCACGCTCTTCACCGTCGACGGACTGATCCGGGCCCAGGTCCGCCGCGACACCGGCGCCTGGCACCCGCCCACCGACGTCCACCGCGCCCATCTGCGCTGGGCGGCCACCCAGAGCGCCTGGGGGCCCGACGAACGCCGCAAGGACAACGGCTGGCTGGCCAGGGAGGAGTGGCTGTACACCCGCCGCGCCCCCACCAGGGAGTGCCTGGCCGGCTTCGGCGACACGACGATGGGCACGCTCGCCGTGCCCAAGAACCCGGCGGCACGGGACTCGGCCGCGCTCACCCGCTCCGCACCCTTCGGGCTGCTCGTCGGCTGGGAGCCCCAGCTCGTCCTCCAACTGGCGGTCGAGTGCGCCGCCCACACCCACGGCCACGCCACCGCCCAGCTCGCGGCCGGAGCGCTCGCCGTGATGGTGCACGGACTGGCTCGCGGGGAGACCCTGGACGGCTCGGTCCAGCGCACTCTGGCGCTGCTCGCCGAACGGCCGGGCGGCGAGCAGGTCACCGACGCGTTGAGGCAGGCGCTCGGCTCCGTGCGTCAGGGGATCCCCGGGCCCGCCCTCATCGAGGCGCTCGGCGACACCGACTCCGCCGAGGAGGTGCTCGCCGTGGCGCTGTACTGCGCGCTGGTCGGCGAGGACATGCGGCACGGTCTGCGACTCGCCGTGAACCACTCCGGGCCGTCCGCGGCCACGGGGGCCGTCTGCGGGGCCATTCTCGGGGCGCTGCACGGCGAGACGGCGCTTCCGCCGGCCTGGCTGGCGGAACTGGAGGGGCGCTCGACCCTCCTCGAGCTCTCCGACGACTTCGCGATGGAGATGACCCAGGGGCCCGCCCTGCACAGTCCGAGCGCGGCTGCGCCGGGCTGGTTGGCCCGCTATCCCCGGGACTGA
- a CDS encoding sodium:solute symporter family protein, with protein MNSLDWAVLIGYFGVMVAIGLWSHKRVDNVSDFFTAGGKMPWWLSGISHHMSGYSAVMFTGYAGIAYQYGVTSFVTWSLPIAIGIGIGAKLFAPRLNRLRSRLHVASPLEYLKNRYNIPTQQALAWSGLLLKIVDVGAKWAAIATLLSVFTGITLTQGIFITGAITAVYCTVGGLWADALTELGQFIIQLFAGLAMLFIAMSKLGGFSSLWTVWDKLPEGHTSPTAGPYTVTFLLAYLFIKTFEYNGGMWNQAQRYMATDSARSATRSARLSAVLWLVWPTVLFFPMWVAPLLVEAKKPDASDSYALMTEQLLPHGLLGLVVVGFFSHTMAMCSSDANAISAVFTRDIAPVLSKSARTWSDRSGLLAARLSTLAFLGLSMALATQINSPTFKDIISVVIKWVAGLMGPIAIPFMLGLLRRFRRSGPTAALTSWAAGLLAFYLTNYNFDGSVKTDVALQYQVALPLAISLVLYIAIGFIKPEDTPERDALIAQINSDDGGPAGGAAAAGVPAQKAGPGSTGVVEGVKD; from the coding sequence ATGAACAGTCTCGACTGGGCCGTGCTCATCGGCTACTTCGGTGTGATGGTCGCGATCGGACTCTGGTCGCACAAGCGCGTGGACAACGTCAGCGACTTCTTCACGGCCGGCGGCAAGATGCCGTGGTGGCTGTCGGGCATCTCGCACCACATGTCCGGTTACAGCGCGGTGATGTTCACCGGCTACGCGGGAATCGCGTACCAGTACGGCGTCACGTCCTTCGTGACCTGGTCGCTGCCGATCGCGATCGGTATCGGTATCGGTGCGAAGCTCTTCGCTCCCCGGCTCAACCGGCTGCGTTCGCGGCTGCACGTCGCCTCGCCGCTCGAATACCTGAAGAACCGCTACAACATCCCGACCCAGCAGGCCCTGGCCTGGTCCGGGCTGCTGCTGAAGATCGTGGACGTCGGCGCCAAGTGGGCGGCCATCGCCACCCTGCTCTCCGTCTTCACCGGCATCACCCTGACCCAGGGCATCTTCATCACGGGCGCCATCACCGCCGTGTACTGCACGGTCGGCGGGCTGTGGGCCGACGCGCTCACGGAGCTCGGACAGTTCATCATCCAGCTCTTCGCAGGTCTCGCCATGCTGTTCATCGCCATGAGCAAGCTCGGCGGCTTCAGTTCGCTGTGGACGGTCTGGGACAAGCTGCCCGAGGGCCACACGAGCCCGACGGCCGGCCCGTACACGGTGACGTTCCTCCTCGCGTACCTCTTCATCAAGACCTTCGAGTACAACGGCGGCATGTGGAACCAGGCCCAGCGCTACATGGCCACGGACTCCGCCCGCTCCGCCACCCGTTCGGCCCGGCTCTCCGCCGTGCTGTGGCTGGTCTGGCCGACGGTGCTCTTCTTCCCGATGTGGGTCGCGCCGCTGCTCGTCGAGGCCAAGAAGCCCGACGCGTCGGACAGTTACGCCCTGATGACCGAGCAGCTGCTGCCGCACGGCCTGCTGGGCCTGGTCGTCGTCGGCTTCTTCTCGCACACGATGGCCATGTGCTCCTCCGACGCCAACGCCATCTCGGCGGTCTTCACCCGGGACATCGCACCGGTCCTCTCGAAGTCGGCCCGCACCTGGAGCGACCGCAGCGGTCTGCTGGCCGCGCGGCTGTCCACCCTCGCCTTCCTCGGGCTCTCGATGGCCCTGGCGACCCAGATCAACTCGCCGACGTTCAAGGACATCATCTCGGTCGTCATCAAGTGGGTGGCCGGGCTCATGGGCCCGATAGCCATCCCGTTCATGCTGGGCCTGTTGCGCAGGTTCCGCCGGTCCGGGCCCACCGCGGCGCTCACCAGCTGGGCGGCCGGGCTGCTCGCCTTCTACCTCACCAACTACAACTTCGACGGTTCGGTGAAGACGGACGTCGCCCTGCAGTACCAGGTGGCACTGCCTCTGGCGATCTCCCTCGTGCTCTACATCGCGATCGGGTTCATCAAGCCCGAGGACACCCCGGAGCGCGACGCGCTGATCGCGCAGATCAACTCGGACGACGGCGGCCCTGCGGGTGGGGCCGCGGCAGCCGGCGTCCCGGCGCAGAAGGCCGGCCCCGGGAGCACGGGGGTCGTGGAGGGCGTGAAGGACTGA
- a CDS encoding DUF397 domain-containing protein encodes MAILQGATENWTKSSYSGGNGACVEVKSPVTQAIAVRDSKAPEGPSLSFVSGAWNTFVRDVASGSINA; translated from the coding sequence ATGGCCATTCTTCAGGGTGCTACGGAAAACTGGACGAAGTCGTCGTACTCCGGCGGCAACGGGGCGTGCGTCGAGGTGAAGTCTCCCGTGACGCAGGCCATCGCCGTGCGCGACTCGAAGGCGCCCGAAGGCCCCTCGCTCTCCTTCGTGTCCGGAGCGTGGAACACCTTCGTGCGCGACGTCGCCTCGGGCTCGATCAACGCCTGA
- a CDS encoding D-alanyl-D-alanine carboxypeptidase: protein MAGESPGKSDQRKSSGTAEERDPRLAVFREPAAEADGNTAVGKTADGAAQAGKDSETAVFRLPPSARADAPEGASASSEAAEGPARASTPSETAEAAAEEDGAAGEAPKAPGADAAGPEPEADPGAEAEAEAGSEAEAEAEPEAEADERPEAGASGSGPADGAEREEVSEGASGTASETAPGAGPESGTDAGSKPTDARLRAAVAAWVAGPDEEGAAQDGDSGNADKATGAGAEPSTRTKPSADAEASADTKPSGGTKASTDTGTTTTATEAEADTKAEAEVEAEAEADAAAPASDAAPRVPRTRGESSPGQEPAKKPAKKPAEEPAKGPGKEPAKESEAASDGRGIDHPTAVFKAPRAEQLDQPTTALKLPPKEKEAERKPSWAAKVAGTSEAPEAPAERTSKFVPLRSDDVRPAAVVGPTVTPDVAAAPGTPGAPGAGLPEAERTRQQPMPPRPPLDLLAELTNTPPPPETPVRTAVRRVKIWTPLVLLLLVVFAIAQAVRPLPDPALTLSADPTYTFGGEKLDMPWPEEGQGAVEVEGVGTIGTYGKEKSAPVASVAKIMTAYVILQGHPITGKEDGDQIEVDAKAGEEADRPDESTAPIKEGQKYTERQMLQLLMIPSGNNVARLLARWDATTEKAFVEKMNAAAKDLGMTNSVYTDPSGLESTTRSTPADQLKLAKAVMQNDVFRKIVNMPQAKIPGIDKTIYNNNNILLEPGVSGIKTGSSTPAGGNLVWTAETIIDGKSRRIIGAVMGADVDGTLDAKLQRALQSSLALIQTAQDGVDSATVVKKGQVVGYVDNGFGRRTPVVATKDLKAVGWGGLEVDLKLTDGGKIPAHVAKAGTVVGEVTVGTGTGKVSAPVALQSEMTEPGFGDKLTRIS, encoded by the coding sequence GTGGCGGGCGAGTCCCCCGGCAAGTCGGATCAGCGGAAGTCGTCGGGGACGGCTGAGGAACGCGATCCGCGTCTCGCCGTGTTCCGCGAACCGGCCGCTGAGGCGGACGGGAACACGGCGGTCGGGAAGACGGCGGACGGGGCCGCGCAGGCCGGGAAGGACAGCGAGACGGCTGTCTTCCGTCTGCCGCCGTCCGCGAGGGCCGACGCGCCCGAGGGTGCGTCCGCGTCCTCGGAGGCCGCAGAGGGCCCGGCAAGGGCCTCCACGCCCTCGGAGACGGCCGAGGCGGCCGCCGAGGAGGACGGCGCGGCCGGGGAGGCCCCGAAGGCGCCTGGTGCGGACGCGGCGGGGCCGGAGCCGGAGGCCGATCCCGGCGCCGAGGCCGAAGCCGAAGCCGGGTCTGAGGCGGAGGCGGAGGCGGAACCTGAGGCGGAGGCCGACGAGCGGCCCGAGGCCGGTGCATCGGGCTCCGGGCCTGCCGACGGCGCCGAGCGCGAGGAGGTCTCCGAGGGGGCTTCAGGGACCGCTTCCGAGACCGCTCCCGGCGCCGGGCCCGAGTCGGGAACGGACGCCGGATCGAAGCCGACGGACGCGCGGCTGCGTGCCGCCGTCGCCGCGTGGGTGGCCGGGCCCGACGAGGAAGGCGCAGCTCAGGACGGCGATTCCGGGAACGCGGACAAGGCGACCGGGGCCGGCGCCGAACCGTCCACGCGTACCAAGCCGTCCGCCGACGCCGAGGCATCCGCGGACACCAAGCCGTCCGGCGGCACGAAGGCATCCACGGACACCGGCACCACCACGACCGCCACCGAAGCCGAGGCGGACACCAAGGCCGAAGCCGAAGTCGAAGCCGAAGCCGAAGCCGACGCGGCCGCCCCCGCGTCCGACGCCGCTCCCCGGGTCCCGAGGACCCGCGGGGAGTCCTCACCGGGCCAGGAACCGGCCAAGAAGCCGGCCAAGAAGCCGGCCGAGGAACCGGCCAAGGGGCCAGGGAAGGAACCGGCCAAGGAGTCGGAGGCCGCGTCCGACGGGCGAGGAATCGATCATCCGACCGCCGTCTTCAAGGCGCCGCGGGCCGAACAGCTCGACCAGCCGACGACCGCGCTGAAGCTGCCTCCGAAGGAGAAGGAGGCCGAGCGGAAGCCCTCCTGGGCTGCCAAGGTCGCCGGTACCTCCGAGGCTCCCGAGGCCCCCGCGGAGCGGACCAGCAAGTTCGTGCCGCTGCGCTCGGACGACGTGCGTCCCGCGGCCGTCGTCGGCCCCACGGTCACGCCTGACGTCGCGGCGGCCCCCGGCACGCCCGGCGCTCCCGGTGCAGGTCTCCCCGAGGCCGAGCGGACCCGGCAGCAGCCCATGCCGCCCAGGCCGCCGCTCGACCTGCTCGCGGAGCTCACGAACACCCCGCCGCCCCCGGAGACCCCGGTCCGCACCGCGGTCCGGCGGGTCAAGATCTGGACGCCGCTGGTCCTGCTCCTCCTGGTCGTCTTTGCGATCGCGCAGGCCGTGCGCCCGCTTCCGGACCCCGCGCTGACGCTGTCCGCCGATCCCACGTACACCTTCGGCGGCGAGAAGCTGGACATGCCGTGGCCGGAGGAGGGCCAGGGCGCCGTCGAGGTCGAGGGCGTCGGCACCATCGGCACGTACGGCAAGGAGAAGTCCGCGCCGGTCGCGAGCGTCGCGAAGATCATGACGGCGTACGTGATCCTCCAGGGCCACCCCATCACCGGCAAGGAGGACGGGGATCAGATCGAGGTCGACGCGAAGGCCGGCGAGGAGGCCGACCGGCCGGACGAGTCGACCGCGCCGATCAAGGAGGGGCAGAAGTACACGGAGCGTCAGATGCTCCAGCTCCTGATGATCCCCTCCGGCAACAACGTGGCCCGGCTGCTCGCACGGTGGGACGCCACCACGGAGAAGGCGTTCGTCGAGAAGATGAACGCGGCGGCGAAGGACCTCGGGATGACGAACTCGGTCTACACGGACCCGAGCGGTCTCGAGTCGACCACCCGGTCCACCCCGGCCGACCAGCTCAAGCTGGCCAAGGCGGTCATGCAGAACGACGTCTTCCGGAAGATCGTCAACATGCCGCAGGCCAAGATCCCGGGCATCGACAAGACGATCTACAACAACAACAACATCCTGCTGGAACCGGGCGTGAGCGGTATCAAGACCGGCTCGTCGACCCCCGCGGGCGGCAACCTCGTCTGGACCGCGGAGACGATCATCGACGGCAAGTCCCGGCGGATCATCGGCGCGGTCATGGGCGCCGATGTCGACGGGACCCTGGACGCCAAGCTGCAGCGCGCCCTGCAGAGCAGCCTGGCTCTGATCCAGACCGCCCAGGACGGCGTCGACTCCGCCACCGTCGTCAAGAAGGGCCAGGTCGTCGGCTACGTGGACAACGGCTTCGGCCGCCGCACCCCCGTGGTCGCGACCAAGGACCTGAAGGCCGTCGGCTGGGGCGGGCTCGAGGTCGACCTGAAGCTGACGGACGGCGGGAAGATCCCCGCCCACGTGGCGAAGGCGGGCACGGTCGTCGGTGAGGTGACGGTGGGTACCGGCACCGGAAAGGTCTCCGCCCCCGTGGCCCTCCAGAGCGAGATGACGGAACCCGGCTTCGGGGACAAGCTCACCCGCATCAGCTGA
- a CDS encoding helix-turn-helix transcriptional regulator: protein MPTNVNPTVRRRRLGQELRRLREIKGMTAEEVAERLLVSQSKISRLENGRRSISQRDVRDLCGVYEVEDHRVVDSLMQMAKDSRQQGWWHAFGDIPYSVYIGLETDAESLRVYEPQIVPGLLQTRGYAEALISGALPEAPPSDIEKRVNVRARRQDRVNSPEHPLRLWAVIDESALRRLVGGKQVMLQQLEHLIEQSQLPHVTVQVLPFDMGAHPGINGQYAVLEFPDAADSSVVYIEGVTSDLYLEKANDVQRYSVMYEHLRAQALNVDQTRAFIGDIAKNYTR, encoded by the coding sequence GTGCCGACCAACGTCAATCCCACCGTCAGGCGACGCCGGTTGGGTCAGGAATTGCGCCGTCTCCGCGAGATCAAGGGGATGACGGCCGAGGAGGTGGCGGAGAGGCTGCTGGTCTCCCAGTCGAAGATCAGCCGCCTGGAGAACGGCCGCCGGTCCATCAGCCAGCGCGACGTACGCGACCTCTGCGGCGTGTACGAGGTCGAGGACCACCGCGTCGTCGACTCCTTGATGCAGATGGCCAAGGACTCCCGCCAGCAGGGCTGGTGGCACGCCTTCGGCGACATCCCGTACAGCGTGTACATCGGGCTGGAGACCGATGCCGAGTCCCTCCGGGTGTACGAACCCCAGATCGTCCCGGGGCTGCTGCAGACCAGGGGCTACGCGGAGGCACTGATCAGCGGCGCACTGCCCGAGGCCCCGCCGTCCGACATCGAGAAGCGGGTGAACGTCCGCGCCCGCCGCCAGGACCGCGTCAACTCCCCCGAGCACCCCCTGCGCCTGTGGGCCGTGATCGACGAGTCCGCCCTGCGCCGGCTCGTGGGTGGCAAGCAGGTCATGCTCCAACAGCTCGAGCACCTCATCGAGCAGTCCCAGCTGCCGCACGTGACCGTGCAGGTGCTGCCCTTCGACATGGGCGCCCACCCCGGCATCAACGGCCAGTACGCGGTTCTGGAGTTCCCGGACGCCGCGGACTCCAGCGTCGTGTACATCGAGGGGGTCACCAGCGACCTCTACCTGGAGAAGGCGAACGACGTGCAGCGCTACAGCGTCATGTACGAGCACCTGCGGGCCCAGGCGCTGAACGTCGACCAGACCCGCGCGTTCATCGGCGACATCGCCAAGAACTACACCCGCTGA